A stretch of the Streptomyces sp. WMMB303 genome encodes the following:
- a CDS encoding DUF5133 domain-containing protein: MLHPAEKTLRLLLARYADARTQHETAPTAASREAVEDLAYTLCVTTRTRSLAEALSTADRMLERHVAERKHGTRRARAHGAPAAV; the protein is encoded by the coding sequence GTGCTGCACCCAGCAGAGAAGACGCTCCGGCTCCTCCTCGCCCGCTACGCCGACGCCCGCACACAGCACGAAACCGCTCCCACTGCGGCGAGCCGCGAAGCCGTGGAGGACCTGGCGTACACCCTCTGCGTGACCACCCGCACCCGGTCCCTCGCCGAGGCCCTCTCCACGGCGGACCGCATGCTGGAGCGCCACGTCGCGGAGCGGAAGCACGGCACCCGACGGGCGCGCGCACACGGCGCGCCGGCCGCGGTCTGA
- the metE gene encoding 5-methyltetrahydropteroyltriglutamate--homocysteine S-methyltransferase: MTAKSAAAAAGATVHGYPRQGPNRELKKAVEGYWKGRVTAEALRQTAKDLRAANWRQLAETGIHEVPTGDFSYYDHMLDAGVMVGAIPERHREAVAADTLAGYFAMARGTQEVAPLEMTKWFDTNYHYLVPELGPDTVFAADAGKQVAELKEALALGLAGRPVLVGPVTYLLLAKPAPGVAADFEPLSLLERLLPVYAELLADLRAAGAAWIQLDEPALVQDRTPQELAAAERAYRELGGLTDRPKLLVASYFDRLGDALPMLAKAPVDGLAVDFTEAAAANLDALAAAGGLPGKRLVAGVVNGRNIWINDLEKSLTTLGTLLGLAGRVDVSASCSLLHVPLDVKAERDIDPEVLRWLSFARQKTAEIATLAKGLAHGTDAIGAELAANRADLASRTDSALTHDPAVRARAAAVTEAETRRSPSYAERTTAQRAHLGLPLLPTTTIGSFPQTTELRTARADLRAGRIGPDAYEERIKTEIRDVLAFQEKAGIDVLVHGEPERNDMVQYFAEQLTGYLATQHGWVQSYGTRYVRPPILAGDLSRPEPMTVRWTRYAQSLTKRPVKGMLTGPVTMLAWSFVRDDQPLGDTARQVALALRDEVGDLEAAGTSVIQVDEPALRETLPLRAADRDVYLAWATEAFRLTTAGVRPDTQIHTHMCYAEFGDIVQAIDDLDADVISLEAARSHMQVAHELAGHGYPREAGPGVYDIHSPRVPGADEATALLRRGLEAIPPERLWVNPDCGLKTRGWPETRASLENLVTAARTVRGELPDSTS, from the coding sequence GTGACAGCGAAGTCCGCAGCTGCGGCAGCAGGGGCCACCGTCCACGGCTACCCCCGCCAGGGCCCGAACCGGGAACTGAAGAAGGCCGTCGAGGGCTACTGGAAGGGCCGCGTCACCGCCGAAGCCCTCCGGCAGACCGCCAAGGACCTCCGCGCTGCCAACTGGCGGCAGCTCGCCGAGACCGGCATCCACGAGGTGCCCACCGGCGACTTCTCCTACTACGACCACATGCTGGATGCCGGCGTCATGGTCGGTGCCATCCCCGAACGCCACCGGGAGGCCGTGGCGGCCGACACCCTGGCGGGCTACTTCGCGATGGCCCGCGGCACCCAGGAGGTGGCGCCGCTGGAGATGACCAAGTGGTTCGACACCAACTACCACTATCTGGTCCCCGAACTCGGTCCGGACACCGTTTTCGCGGCCGACGCCGGCAAGCAGGTCGCCGAGCTGAAGGAAGCCCTCGCGCTGGGGCTCGCGGGCCGGCCCGTGCTGGTCGGTCCCGTCACCTACCTCCTGCTGGCCAAGCCCGCCCCGGGGGTCGCCGCGGACTTCGAGCCGCTGAGCCTGCTGGAGCGGCTCCTGCCGGTCTACGCCGAACTGCTCGCCGATCTGCGTGCCGCGGGCGCCGCATGGATCCAGCTGGACGAGCCCGCACTGGTCCAGGACCGCACCCCGCAGGAGCTGGCCGCCGCGGAGCGGGCCTACCGCGAGCTGGGCGGGCTCACCGACCGGCCGAAGCTGCTGGTCGCCTCCTATTTCGACCGGCTCGGCGACGCCCTGCCGATGCTGGCCAAGGCACCGGTCGACGGCCTCGCGGTGGATTTCACCGAGGCGGCCGCGGCCAACCTCGACGCGCTGGCCGCAGCCGGCGGCCTGCCCGGCAAGCGCCTGGTGGCCGGCGTCGTCAACGGCCGCAACATCTGGATCAACGACCTGGAGAAATCCCTGACCACCCTGGGCACCCTCCTCGGGCTCGCCGGCCGGGTGGACGTATCGGCCTCCTGCTCACTGCTGCACGTACCGCTGGACGTGAAGGCCGAACGCGACATCGACCCCGAGGTGCTGCGCTGGCTCAGCTTCGCCCGGCAGAAGACAGCCGAGATCGCCACCCTCGCCAAGGGCCTGGCACACGGCACCGACGCCATCGGCGCCGAACTGGCCGCCAACCGTGCCGACCTGGCCTCCCGCACCGACTCCGCGCTCACCCACGACCCGGCGGTGCGGGCCCGGGCCGCCGCCGTCACCGAGGCCGAGACCCGCCGCTCCCCCTCCTACGCCGAGCGCACCACAGCCCAGCGCGCACACCTGGGCCTGCCGCTGCTGCCGACCACCACCATCGGCTCCTTCCCGCAGACGACCGAACTGCGTACCGCCCGCGCCGATCTGCGCGCCGGGCGCATCGGCCCCGACGCCTACGAGGAGCGGATCAAGACCGAGATCCGCGATGTCCTGGCCTTCCAGGAGAAGGCCGGCATCGACGTGCTGGTGCACGGCGAACCGGAACGCAACGACATGGTGCAGTACTTCGCCGAGCAGCTCACCGGCTACCTGGCCACCCAGCACGGCTGGGTGCAGTCCTACGGCACCCGCTACGTCCGCCCCCCGATCCTGGCCGGCGACCTCTCCCGCCCCGAGCCGATGACGGTGCGCTGGACCCGGTACGCCCAGTCGCTGACAAAACGCCCCGTCAAGGGCATGCTGACCGGCCCGGTCACCATGCTCGCCTGGTCCTTCGTCCGCGACGACCAGCCCCTCGGCGACACGGCACGCCAGGTCGCCCTCGCCCTGCGCGACGAAGTGGGCGACCTGGAAGCGGCCGGCACCTCGGTCATCCAGGTCGACGAACCCGCACTGCGCGAAACCCTCCCGCTGCGCGCCGCCGACCGCGATGTCTACCTGGCCTGGGCGACCGAGGCGTTCCGCCTCACCACCGCCGGAGTACGGCCGGACACCCAGATCCACACCCACATGTGCTACGCCGAGTTCGGCGACATCGTCCAGGCCATCGACGATCTCGACGCCGACGTCATCAGTCTGGAGGCCGCCCGCTCGCACATGCAGGTCGCCCACGAGCTGGCCGGACACGGCTACCCCCGTGAAGCCGGCCCCGGCGTCTACGACATCCACTCCCCCCGGGTGCCCGGTGCCGACGAGGCCACGGCCCTGCTCCGCAGGGGTCTCGAAGCCATCCCGCCCGAACGGCTGTGGGTCAACCCCGACTGCGGCCTCAAGACCCGCGGCTGGCCGGAGACCAGGGCGTCTCTGGAGAACCTGGTCACCGCCGCACGGACCGTCCGCGGCGAGCTGCCCGACAGCACGTCCTGA
- a CDS encoding aminotransferase class I/II-fold pyridoxal phosphate-dependent enzyme, protein MLGDYRITGRGAAEIADSVERGVGRGALAPGDPLPPLRELATALGVNPNTVAAAYRTLRDRGVIETAGRRGSRVRQRPASAPRESVRVEPPPGGVDLSTGNPDPALLPPLTAAFAASADHAARTPVLYGAPDTDPGFASLARAALDADGVPAGPLAVTSGSLDAIERVLTAHLRPGDAVAVEDPGWGSLLDLVPALGLRPVPVPVDDAGPLPADLDRALAQGARAVLVTDRAQNPTGAAVPAGRAGELRAVLAARPETLLIEDDHGHGIVDLPLHPLAGTTHRWALVRSTAKAYGPDLRLAVLTGDPRTVDRVRGRQRLGPGWVSHLLQRAVAHLWETGATRPEQVADSYGTRRSALIGALAARGVAAHGRSGMNVWVPVPDETGPVARLLQAGWAAAPGARFRLASPPGLRLTVSPLSPADIERVAADVAAALRPTGGGRFD, encoded by the coding sequence GTGCTAGGAGACTACCGGATCACAGGTCGGGGCGCAGCAGAGATCGCGGACAGCGTGGAGCGCGGCGTCGGCCGCGGCGCGCTCGCCCCCGGCGACCCGCTGCCGCCCCTGCGGGAACTGGCTACCGCGCTCGGCGTGAACCCCAACACCGTGGCCGCGGCCTACCGCACGCTGCGCGACCGCGGCGTCATCGAGACCGCCGGACGCCGCGGCAGCCGGGTGCGGCAACGTCCGGCCAGCGCGCCCCGGGAGTCCGTACGGGTCGAGCCGCCCCCCGGCGGCGTCGACCTCTCCACCGGCAACCCCGACCCCGCGCTGCTTCCCCCGCTCACCGCCGCCTTCGCCGCTTCCGCCGACCACGCGGCCCGGACGCCGGTGCTCTACGGAGCTCCCGACACCGACCCCGGGTTCGCCTCCCTGGCCCGGGCGGCACTGGACGCCGACGGCGTGCCGGCCGGGCCGCTCGCCGTCACGTCCGGCTCGCTCGACGCCATCGAACGCGTACTCACGGCACATCTGCGTCCCGGCGACGCGGTCGCCGTCGAGGACCCCGGCTGGGGCAGCCTGCTCGACCTCGTGCCCGCACTGGGGCTGCGCCCGGTGCCCGTCCCCGTCGACGACGCCGGGCCGCTCCCCGCCGACCTGGACCGCGCATTGGCACAGGGCGCGCGGGCAGTTCTCGTCACCGACCGCGCCCAGAACCCGACCGGCGCCGCCGTCCCGGCCGGCCGCGCCGGCGAACTGCGCGCCGTACTGGCGGCCCGCCCCGAGACGCTGCTGATCGAGGACGATCACGGCCACGGCATCGTCGACCTTCCGCTGCACCCGCTCGCGGGCACCACGCACCGATGGGCGCTGGTGCGCTCCACCGCCAAGGCGTACGGCCCCGATCTGCGGCTCGCGGTGCTCACCGGCGACCCGCGCACCGTCGACCGGGTACGCGGCCGCCAGCGGCTGGGCCCCGGCTGGGTCAGCCATCTGCTCCAGCGGGCCGTCGCGCACCTGTGGGAGACCGGCGCGACCCGCCCGGAGCAGGTGGCCGACTCCTACGGCACGCGGCGCTCCGCGCTCATCGGCGCGCTCGCCGCCCGGGGCGTCGCCGCGCACGGGCGCAGCGGCATGAACGTGTGGGTTCCCGTGCCGGACGAGACCGGTCCGGTGGCCCGACTGCTCCAGGCGGGCTGGGCGGCGGCCCCGGGCGCCCGGTTCCGGCTCGCGTCGCCGCCCGGGCTGCGGTTGACCGTCTCGCCGCTGTCCCCGGCCGACATCGAACGCGTCGCCGCCGATGTCGCCGCCGCGCTGCGCCCCACCGGTGGAGGGCGCTTCGACTGA
- a CDS encoding pyridoxamine 5'-phosphate oxidase family protein, with the protein MADSSAGPKTYPPTPRTTGTRARERVAYDRETVHAVLDAGYLCHLGFVRDGAPVVLPTLYARVGERLYVHGSTGSRPLREAGQADDGMPVCVTVTHVDGLVLAKAAFHHSVNYRSVVAHGLAYPVTGHEERLLALDAIVESAVPGRAADSRRADPKELAATAVVRVDLAEVSVKSRSGGPGDEPEDLGLPHWSGVLPVSTAYGAPIPADDLAPDIPVPGYLTAR; encoded by the coding sequence ATGGCCGACTCGTCGGCAGGCCCGAAGACATATCCGCCGACCCCGCGCACCACCGGCACCCGGGCACGCGAGCGTGTGGCCTACGACCGGGAGACGGTGCACGCCGTCCTGGACGCGGGCTACCTGTGCCACCTCGGCTTCGTCCGCGACGGCGCGCCCGTCGTGCTGCCCACGCTGTACGCGCGCGTGGGAGAACGGCTGTACGTGCACGGCTCCACGGGGTCCCGCCCGCTGCGGGAGGCCGGACAGGCGGACGACGGGATGCCGGTGTGCGTGACCGTCACGCACGTGGACGGGCTGGTGCTGGCCAAGGCGGCCTTCCACCACTCGGTGAACTACCGCTCGGTGGTGGCACACGGCCTCGCATACCCGGTGACCGGCCACGAGGAGCGCCTGCTGGCCCTGGATGCGATCGTGGAGAGCGCCGTCCCCGGCCGGGCGGCGGACTCCCGCCGGGCCGACCCCAAGGAACTCGCCGCGACCGCCGTCGTCCGCGTGGACCTGGCCGAGGTGTCGGTCAAGTCCCGCAGCGGCGGCCCCGGCGACGAGCCGGAGGACCTCGGCCTGCCGCACTGGAGCGGCGTCCTGCCCGTCTCCACCGCCTACGGCGCTCCGATACCGGCCGACGACCTGGCTCCGGACATCCCCGTCCCCGGCTACCTCACCGCACGCTGA
- a CDS encoding EamA family transporter yields the protein MRTHSSTAASRAPASGLALALISACAFGSSGVAAKPLIEAGMEPLHVTWLRAAGGALVLLPLAWRHRALVRERPWLLLGFGLLAVAGVQACYFTALSRIPVGVALLIEYLAPALVLLWVRFVQRRTVTRAAAVGMVLAVGGLSCVVEVWAGLRLDGLGLLLALGAACCQVGYFVLSDHGSTAEGDHEARPPADPAGVIAYGLLIGALALTAVARPWHTDWSLLADSAPLHGTAVHGLVLLAWIVLVATAAAYLTGVVSVRRLSPPVAGVVACLEAVVATVLAWVLLGEHLSAVQLAGGALVLLGALVAQRSTPKPRAAAPPVAGSGGAADPALDVSVR from the coding sequence ATGCGCACCCACTCCTCCACGGCCGCCTCCCGGGCCCCCGCCTCGGGTCTCGCCCTCGCCCTGATATCCGCCTGCGCGTTCGGCAGCTCGGGGGTCGCGGCGAAACCGCTCATCGAAGCCGGGATGGAGCCGCTCCACGTCACCTGGCTGCGGGCGGCGGGTGGTGCGCTCGTGCTGCTGCCGCTGGCCTGGCGGCACCGGGCACTGGTACGCGAACGCCCCTGGCTGCTGCTGGGGTTCGGGCTGCTCGCCGTCGCGGGTGTCCAGGCGTGCTACTTCACCGCGCTCTCCCGCATCCCGGTCGGCGTCGCGCTGCTGATCGAGTACCTGGCCCCGGCGCTGGTGCTGCTGTGGGTGCGGTTCGTGCAGCGCCGGACGGTGACCCGGGCCGCCGCCGTCGGCATGGTGCTGGCCGTCGGCGGACTCAGCTGTGTCGTCGAGGTGTGGGCCGGCCTGCGGCTGGACGGGCTCGGCCTGCTGCTGGCCCTGGGGGCGGCCTGCTGCCAGGTGGGCTACTTCGTGCTCTCGGACCACGGCAGCACCGCCGAGGGCGACCACGAGGCCCGGCCGCCCGCCGACCCGGCGGGTGTCATCGCCTACGGACTCCTGATCGGTGCCCTGGCGCTGACCGCCGTCGCCCGGCCCTGGCACACCGACTGGAGCCTGCTGGCGGACAGCGCTCCGCTGCACGGCACCGCGGTGCACGGACTCGTGCTGCTGGCCTGGATCGTGCTGGTGGCCACCGCCGCCGCCTATCTGACCGGAGTGGTCTCGGTGCGGCGGCTCTCGCCGCCGGTGGCCGGCGTGGTCGCCTGCCTGGAGGCGGTCGTCGCGACGGTGCTCGCCTGGGTGCTGCTCGGGGAACACCTCAGCGCCGTGCAGTTGGCCGGGGGCGCCCTCGTGCTGCTGGGTGCCCTGGTCGCCCAGCGCTCCACTCCCAAGCCGCGCGCCGCCGCCCCGCCCGTCGCCGGGTCCGGCGGTGCCGCGGACCCGGCGCTGGACGTCAGCGTGCGGTGA
- a CDS encoding Clp protease N-terminal domain-containing protein, translating to MDALVDPPAGDALAEVIATARRRAARDGDRQIDTAHLLHSLLESDSGTWELLDGGGAQLGRLLGYLVQRSIGYGLRWQSAVEDSGAVPAVSEQPGGVPGWSPSAQAALEVAARRARRLGIARTEAVDLFAGVVADPECRGAEVLRRAGVDVVRLADRTGVAADV from the coding sequence ATCGACGCCCTGGTCGACCCGCCGGCCGGCGACGCGCTGGCCGAAGTGATCGCCACGGCGCGCCGGCGTGCGGCGCGCGACGGGGACCGGCAGATCGACACGGCGCACCTGCTGCACAGTCTGCTGGAGTCCGACAGCGGCACCTGGGAGCTGCTGGACGGTGGGGGTGCGCAGCTCGGCAGGCTGCTCGGCTATCTCGTCCAGCGCAGCATCGGATACGGCCTGCGCTGGCAGAGTGCCGTGGAGGACTCCGGAGCCGTGCCCGCCGTCTCCGAGCAGCCCGGCGGGGTGCCCGGCTGGTCGCCCAGCGCGCAGGCCGCGCTCGAGGTCGCGGCCCGCCGTGCCCGGCGGCTGGGGATCGCGCGGACCGAGGCCGTCGACCTGTTCGCGGGCGTGGTGGCCGATCCGGAGTGCCGGGGCGCGGAGGTGCTGCGGCGTGCGGGGGTCGACGTCGTGCGGCTCGCCGACCGGACCGGCGTCGCGGCGGACGTCTGA
- a CDS encoding endo alpha-1,4 polygalactosaminidase translates to MHTTAVPASRFRIPALATALLLWTALSGCGPGQGDDGTPDPGRSTTAAHPAPPPAHAGFDYQIGGAYPPPHGVRVLSRDRAHDPAPGHYNVCYVNGFQAQPDALHWWQRHHPDLVLRTGSGKPVMDTDWNEAVLDTSTAAHREKLADIVGGWIDGCAEKGFQAVEVDNLDSYERSDDRLDRADNVAFAALLTRQAHRRGLAAGQKNAPELLPRRTAMGFDFAVAEECGQYDECDRYAEAYDDRVLDVEYTAEGLAAACRTWGERLSVVRRDLDVRPAGEDGHRYERC, encoded by the coding sequence GTGCACACCACCGCCGTCCCGGCGAGCCGCTTCCGGATCCCGGCACTCGCCACCGCACTGCTGCTGTGGACCGCTCTGAGCGGCTGCGGACCGGGCCAGGGCGACGACGGCACCCCCGACCCCGGGCGCAGCACCACCGCCGCACACCCGGCGCCACCGCCCGCGCACGCGGGCTTCGACTACCAGATCGGGGGCGCCTACCCACCGCCCCACGGGGTGCGCGTGCTCTCCCGGGACCGTGCGCACGACCCCGCACCAGGGCACTACAACGTCTGCTACGTCAACGGCTTCCAGGCCCAGCCCGACGCGCTCCACTGGTGGCAGCGGCACCATCCCGACCTGGTGTTGCGGACCGGGAGCGGCAAGCCGGTGATGGACACCGACTGGAACGAAGCGGTGTTGGACACCTCCACCGCCGCACACCGCGAGAAGCTCGCGGACATCGTCGGAGGCTGGATCGACGGCTGCGCCGAGAAGGGGTTCCAGGCGGTGGAGGTGGACAACCTCGACTCCTACGAGCGCTCCGACGACCGGCTCGACCGGGCCGACAACGTGGCGTTCGCCGCCCTGCTGACCCGGCAGGCACACCGGAGGGGGCTGGCGGCCGGGCAGAAGAACGCACCGGAACTGCTGCCTCGGCGTACCGCCATGGGCTTCGACTTCGCGGTGGCGGAGGAGTGCGGACAGTACGACGAATGCGACCGCTACGCGGAGGCGTACGACGACAGGGTGCTGGATGTCGAGTACACCGCCGAGGGACTGGCAGCAGCCTGCCGCACCTGGGGCGAGCGGCTGTCGGTCGTACGACGGGACCTGGACGTCCGCCCCGCGGGCGAGGACGGGCACCGCTACGAGCGGTGCTGA
- a CDS encoding PhzF family phenazine biosynthesis protein: MRLRTVDAFAARPFTGNPAAVVLLETAAFPDDSRLQALAAELNLSETAYLHPLTDTTDADWALRWFTPTTEVDMCGHATLAAAHVLGGDGLLDEEGRVRFRTRSGVMGASRAADGSLTLDFPTAAPVPVPVPDDAREIFGSDPVAAWDTGPLQMLVLEFADERTVRDLAPDSAAVAALPAPTVVVTAAAGSGNREPGHDFVSRVFAPAQGLPEDPVTGSAHTALAPLWSQRLGRAALTGLQVSRRTGEVRTTLRGERTLLTGRAVTVLDAELLTGL, translated from the coding sequence ATGAGACTGCGCACCGTCGACGCCTTCGCCGCCCGCCCCTTCACCGGGAATCCCGCCGCCGTCGTGCTCCTGGAGACGGCCGCGTTCCCGGACGACTCCCGCCTCCAGGCCCTCGCCGCCGAACTGAACCTGTCCGAGACCGCCTACCTGCACCCGCTGACCGACACCACCGACGCCGACTGGGCGTTGCGCTGGTTCACACCGACGACCGAGGTCGACATGTGCGGCCACGCCACGCTCGCCGCCGCCCATGTGCTGGGCGGCGACGGCCTGCTGGACGAGGAGGGGCGGGTACGCTTCCGGACCCGCAGCGGCGTCATGGGCGCCTCCCGCGCCGCGGACGGCAGCCTCACCCTGGACTTTCCGACCGCCGCTCCGGTGCCGGTCCCGGTCCCGGACGACGCCCGGGAGATCTTCGGCAGCGACCCGGTGGCGGCCTGGGACACCGGTCCGCTGCAGATGCTGGTCCTGGAGTTCGCCGACGAGCGGACGGTGCGCGACCTGGCGCCCGACTCCGCAGCGGTGGCCGCGCTCCCCGCCCCGACCGTGGTGGTGACGGCGGCGGCCGGATCCGGAAACCGGGAGCCGGGACACGACTTCGTCTCCCGGGTCTTCGCCCCCGCACAGGGCCTCCCGGAGGACCCCGTCACCGGCAGTGCGCACACCGCGCTCGCCCCGCTGTGGTCGCAGCGGCTCGGACGCGCCGCCCTGACCGGCCTTCAGGTGTCGCGGCGCACCGGCGAGGTGCGCACCACGCTGCGCGGCGAGCGCACCCTGCTGACCGGGCGGGCGGTCACCGTACTGGACGCGGAGCTGCTCACCGGGCTGTAG
- a CDS encoding CPBP family intramembrane glutamic endopeptidase, producing MRAQVPEEPRPASASGLTRRVLGTELLLVLALSLGASAVSSLISFVGALTRPGGLADQAARLNSSQAPGRPWLDLAWQLFGIATALVPVALVAHLLAREGAGGLRVLGLDRRRPVFDLSRGAALAAGIGGCGIGLYLLAQAGGFNLTVEPESLPDVWWKYPVLVASAVQNSVLEEVIVVGYLLRRLDQLGWSPLAALGTSAVLRGSYHLYQGVGGFFGNLAMGIVFAFLYRRWGRVGPLVAAHALIDIVAFVGYALLAGRVDWLPTP from the coding sequence GTGCGCGCACAGGTGCCTGAGGAACCACGGCCCGCCTCAGCGAGCGGGCTGACGCGGCGGGTGCTCGGCACCGAACTGCTGCTCGTCCTCGCGCTCTCACTGGGAGCCAGTGCCGTCTCGTCCCTGATCAGTTTCGTCGGCGCGCTGACGCGGCCGGGCGGGCTGGCCGACCAGGCCGCCCGGCTCAACTCCTCTCAGGCGCCCGGACGCCCCTGGCTCGATCTGGCCTGGCAGCTGTTCGGGATCGCCACCGCGTTGGTGCCCGTGGCCCTGGTCGCCCACCTCCTGGCGCGGGAGGGCGCGGGAGGGCTGCGGGTGCTGGGCCTCGACCGCCGCAGGCCCGTTTTCGACCTGAGCCGGGGAGCCGCCCTGGCGGCGGGCATCGGCGGCTGCGGTATCGGGCTGTATCTGCTGGCCCAGGCCGGGGGGTTCAATCTCACCGTGGAGCCGGAGTCGCTGCCGGACGTGTGGTGGAAGTATCCGGTGCTGGTCGCCTCCGCAGTGCAGAACTCGGTGCTGGAAGAGGTCATCGTCGTCGGATATCTGCTGCGCCGGCTCGACCAGCTCGGCTGGTCGCCGCTCGCCGCGCTCGGCACGAGCGCGGTGTTGCGCGGCTCCTACCACCTCTACCAGGGCGTCGGAGGGTTCTTCGGCAATCTGGCGATGGGCATCGTCTTCGCCTTCCTCTACCGGCGGTGGGGCCGCGTGGGGCCGCTGGTGGCGGCCCACGCACTGATCGACATCGTGGCCTTCGTCGGCTACGCGCTGCTGGCGGGGCGAGTGGACTGGCTGCCCACTCCCTGA
- a CDS encoding glutamate--cysteine ligase: MGEKVVADRFDLSDRRRYREKLHTCLRGLWQLLEEKRFDRPRNLMGLEIELNLADVQGQPLMVNAEVLQHIASSDFQTELGQFNLEVNIVPHALSGRVLDQLAEELRTGLAYADRQAREVDARIVMIGTLPTLTARDLTLANLTEDDRYRLLNDQIMAARGEEVALDIEGVEHLVSTSESIAPESACTSVQLHLQVTPGRFADVWNAAQAVSAAQVAMGANSPFLFGHELLRESRVPLFVQATDTRPPELIAQGVRPRTWFGERWISSAYDLFEENLRYFPALLPICDEEDPARVLASGGVPALSELTLHNGTIYRWNRPVYGVVDGAPHLRVENRVLPAGPTVSDVLANTAFYYGLVRALADEPRPVWNRLPFEYAERNFEAACRYGIEAELWWPRSGRGTGLRRQPAVRLVREELLPLAAAGLDAWGVEPADRDRCLSVIEERCRLRVNGASWQAAAYHRALESGLDREKALAAMARGYCDRAASGAAVHTWDNGP; the protein is encoded by the coding sequence ATGGGAGAGAAGGTCGTCGCCGACAGGTTCGACCTGTCCGATCGACGGCGGTACCGGGAGAAGCTGCACACATGTCTGCGGGGACTGTGGCAGCTACTGGAGGAGAAGCGGTTCGACCGCCCCAGGAATCTCATGGGGCTGGAGATCGAACTCAATCTCGCGGACGTCCAGGGGCAACCCCTCATGGTGAATGCCGAAGTACTCCAGCACATCGCGAGCTCGGATTTCCAGACAGAACTGGGGCAGTTCAACCTCGAAGTGAACATCGTGCCGCACGCGCTCTCCGGGAGAGTTCTCGACCAGCTTGCCGAGGAACTCCGCACCGGGCTGGCGTACGCGGACCGGCAGGCTCGGGAAGTGGATGCGCGGATCGTCATGATCGGCACCCTGCCGACCCTCACGGCGCGCGACCTGACGCTGGCCAACCTCACCGAGGACGACCGCTACCGGCTGCTCAACGACCAGATCATGGCCGCGCGCGGCGAGGAGGTGGCGCTCGACATCGAGGGGGTCGAGCACCTGGTGAGCACCTCGGAGTCGATAGCGCCGGAGTCCGCCTGCACTTCTGTGCAACTCCACCTCCAGGTGACGCCCGGCCGGTTCGCGGACGTGTGGAACGCGGCGCAGGCCGTCAGCGCCGCGCAGGTCGCCATGGGGGCGAACTCGCCCTTCCTGTTCGGGCACGAGCTGCTGCGCGAGTCCCGGGTTCCGCTCTTCGTCCAGGCGACGGACACCCGCCCGCCCGAGCTGATCGCCCAGGGCGTGCGCCCGCGCACCTGGTTCGGGGAGCGCTGGATCTCCTCCGCGTACGACCTGTTCGAGGAGAACCTGCGCTACTTCCCCGCCCTGTTGCCCATCTGCGACGAGGAGGATCCCGCACGCGTGCTCGCTTCCGGCGGGGTGCCGGCCCTGTCGGAGCTGACGCTGCACAACGGCACGATCTACCGCTGGAACCGGCCGGTCTACGGGGTGGTGGACGGCGCCCCGCACCTGCGGGTGGAGAACCGGGTGCTGCCCGCCGGACCGACGGTGTCCGACGTGCTGGCCAACACCGCGTTCTACTACGGGCTGGTGCGCGCACTGGCCGACGAGCCGCGACCGGTCTGGAACCGGCTGCCGTTCGAGTACGCCGAGCGGAACTTCGAGGCGGCGTGCCGGTACGGGATCGAGGCCGAGCTGTGGTGGCCGCGCTCGGGCCGGGGCACCGGGCTGCGCCGGCAGCCCGCCGTCCGGCTGGTGCGCGAGGAGTTGCTGCCACTGGCCGCCGCGGGGCTCGACGCGTGGGGTGTGGAGCCGGCCGACCGGGACCGTTGTCTCTCGGTGATCGAGGAGCGCTGCCGGCTGCGCGTCAACGGCGCGTCCTGGCAGGCGGCGGCGTACCACCGTGCGCTGGAGTCCGGCCTGGACCGGGAGAAGGCGCTGGCCGCCATGGCCCGCGGCTACTGCGACCGGGCCGCCTCCGGGGCGGCCGTCCACACCTGGGACAACGGGCCGTAG
- a CDS encoding DUF5999 family protein, producing MCQHQPPCPTADSADREAAQAVVHHPEQGWSLLCNGVLLFEDTGELLPDGRIIAPHKPLGTRHVITAA from the coding sequence ATGTGCCAGCACCAGCCACCGTGCCCGACAGCGGACTCAGCCGACAGGGAGGCCGCGCAAGCCGTGGTCCACCACCCGGAGCAGGGCTGGAGCCTGCTCTGCAACGGGGTGCTCCTCTTCGAGGACACGGGAGAGCTGCTGCCGGACGGGCGGATCATCGCTCCGCACAAGCCGCTCGGCACGCGCCACGTCATCACCGCCGCCTGA